From Oreochromis niloticus isolate F11D_XX linkage group LG15, O_niloticus_UMD_NMBU, whole genome shotgun sequence:
GTTGAACTTGCTAGTCGCGCTCCATGGGACAGGGAGAGACAGGtagtacaacaacaacaacaacaacaaccaccacgCCCCCCCCCAGctctgtgaagaaaaaaaaaaaaaaaaaaaaaaaaagtatttgcctcACTATACTTCCCACTGAAGTGGGAATCATGATGTTAAGCATTTTAACCTATATACTCCATTTGTGTTGACCCATCTACTTTTATATAACGTGTTATTCTTTTCTAATGTGCAGTTTTGGCAATTTTATGGTCATTTGAGGGGTCCACCTGGTGATTATTATGAATCATGGCTGAAGTTGGAGAAAACCAATAACTactgaattaattttttttattttgggttcATAAAAATATCAAGTAGATTAATTACTTCTTACATAAAAGGCTGGCATAACAGATCTGTCAAAAAGGAGAGTAATTAGGATGAATATAAATCTGAAAAGAATACCCTGAAAGCTGTGCAACTCATGGGTTGTACTTCATAGGAGTAGTCAGAGGCTCCTCAACCTAAAAAGGATCTAGGAGTTCTCTTACTTTAgtctgtcacttttttttttcctgtctccttttctcTAGCTTTCTGCTACGTGTGCATATGCTTAAGGCTCTAAACCCTGGGGTTGCTTTGCGTTGTGTTGTCTTGTTATTCTGTGTGTAGtgatgtgctgctttgtttttgcaTGACTGTTCAATAAACTCTGCTCTTTTTCAGAGGATCTTATTTAGTCCTTtgatataaaaacataaaaacaaactgcaagTGTTTTTTTGATCATCTGAACGTAGATGGTCTGTGGGAATGACAGAAGAGGAGacgctgcagagaggcgtgtaagactgcaactttGGTTCCCGTTTTGGATCGTTTACTAAATTTGGCCAGATTTCCCAGAAATGAGAGTTGCTCCCAAAGTGGGATAAATCCCATCTCTCCTAACATGACCAGGTTTCCCCAATTGTTTATGAACCACacatcattttcacattttgtccATCTTCCTCTTACAGTCGAAAGGCATGCCTGGACCTGTGCCTTGTGTAACTTACCTCTTATTTCATGCCATAGAGGCATAGAGTAACTGAAACAAACTGATGTTAAAAAGTAAGATCGGAAATTAAAAGAATCTGTAACAAAGAACTGATCTGCTGGATGCTTTACCTACCATATCAAGCTGGTCCTCACCGTCACACAGTCGCCAGATACCCTGCCTGTCCTCTGTCCTCAGCAGTGCATCTAGCACAGCTTCCTGAGCCAGAACATTTTCCTCCTCCTGCAAAATAAAAACTTGTTCCATTCTGTCCAGAAGTCACAACAACCAGCACTGTCTTCATTTCTCAAATGATCCACCTCTCACCTCTAAGATTTCATCAGCCTTGTCCAAGATCTTCTCCACTTCCCTCAGACCTTCCTCTTCCTTCACATCCCAGTCCTTCATGGACAACGCACTGGAAAGTCGGGAGGGGAAATAAAATAAGGCATTAGGCAATTCTTCAATTTGCCTTTTCCCAGTTTACCATCCTTCCTTCAACTCTTTCATCTTACCCTCATCATTTGCTGCCATAAGGAATCAAAGTAGACAATACAGTGTCTGTATGTTATGATGAAACTTAACAGCAGGTGCCACTGTAGGGATTTTACTGGTTCAGAATGCAGTTTGGCAGGTGACCAGTCCTCATCATAAATTGCAATAAGTCAGAGTCCCCTTATGTGACAAATCTaattattttgtcatttgtgaCCAActattaacaacaacaacaaaaaaaaatatatatataataataataataataataataataataataataataataataataataatactgtgtAACAACTGAAATTTCAATACCACTGCTGAAATTTCTTTGAGAATTGCCATAGTATAGGAAAAACCCCACAGGGCATCAATGACACACTGTAGGACAAGCAACATACTGATCGGCATTTTGACATTTGAAGCCAAACAAATTACCTATTATCGTCGTCATCATCTTGATTTTGGTCATGGAGGTCATAAGAATCCCAGAGCAGAGTAGGAACCCCCTCTATGGAACAGATGGACTGGTCTTTTCCTTCAATAACGGTGCTGGAGAGAACACTGCAAATGGGACTTAGTTCAGGATGTTCCACACAACTTTGTGGATGTAAAATCCAGTCCCTGCTCTGTGATCCTTTAGGTTCTGTGCTCCTTAAAACCTCCGGTGTAGGCTGAATTTGAGACCTGCTAGCCTGGGTGCCATTGAGATGCTCATCTGAAGAATTGTGAACAACTTTTTGAGGTGCTGGATTTTGTGTACTGCTGACAGTGTAAGAGTTTTCCAAATCCTCTACCGGCAAGCTAAGCCAGGGGTTACTGGACACGGCAGCTACGGGCTTTACTTTGATCTCAAATTCATTGAGCAAATCAGCTTTAGGAGAGTTTCCTATAGAGCCCAAGTCATGCTCCTCTCTGTGATCCCTACAATCTGAAACACTGGAAATAATGTCATGGATTTGAGGCGGGCTTGAGGCAGGTATCGCAAAGTCTCTGGTTGCAGCAAACGGGGAGGGCGGTTTGCCCGTAGCTGACACCAACCCTGAACCTCCGGTCAAGGGAGATGTTCCAAAGACATGGGCAGCGTCTTTACCACCTTTACATTTAGCGAGGTTTGACTCTGAAACATGGTGTGGCACAGGTTTTGACGTGGTAGAATCAGCAGATAAGAGATTCACATGGTTGCCCCTCAGTAACTCATACTGCCACTGTAGGGCCATCTGGAGTTGTTCGACAGCCACCGGTCCTGAAGAGCCTAGAAGTTTCCTCAGTGTCAAGCACCTGacgaataaaagaaataaatagaaaatgaaataaCGGCatcagaataaataaataaataaataaataaaaataaataatgtggcAAACTGGCGTGGCAGTGCTGCTCAGCCAAACTGTCAAGTGTCGTTGATATACTGACTATTTGGGTTGAATGGGTGATGGGGATCAAACTAATTGAGCAGCCATAGGCTACAAACGCTGATCAGCTGATTAAATCAATTTCAAGTATTACTCCATCTGCTAAAGgagcaaaaaagaagaaaaaaagaaaacaagaaaacaacaaacaccaCACCACACAAGGCTGGAATAAAACCAGTTAAATTGCCATCATCCACCAAACTTGCATTTGATTGCTGAATCAGTTGTTCAACTGAAGATAAAAATATAGATCACACAACAGACACATAACTTGGAGATGTGATATTTTACCCAGCAAAGGCTCATTTTGGCGATTCTGAGTCCAAGTGAAGCCTCTAAATTCTGGGACATTTCACCTTTCAAAAAGTCACTCAAGggtcaacaaaaaataaactaaacaaatgaatgaatgttTGTTCCTCgtaaatgaattaaaaggtTAAACTTTGATAgaaatttatttcatttcagttaCACAAGTCTCTTTATGATTTTCATGATTGTGGCTTGTAACTGGTGCAAATCACAAATTCAGCAGCTCAAATTAGAATACTTCATTCAAGTTTGAGTAAATTACTATTCAAAAAGAAAGTTGATTCATAGCATCATAGCAGGTCAAATTCTCCAAGTAAGGAGCTGCACTTGAGTGCTTCATTTTTTACCCTTCCTACAAGAGGACACATTGGATGAGCTTTTATGAAAGGACAACATACTTATACATATTCAGTTTTTACCAAGTCTGCTTTCTGGAAGAGGACCAAGCTTGCTGCTAACAGCCCATAAATGACTTTTGGCAACAGCAGTGGTTGACATGTCTGATGTCTCAGGAAGCTGTGTCTACTTTGCAACAAATTTGCTTTTGCACAAACTGCAAGAAAGTTGATCATTGATGgccacacacaacacacacacacacacacacacacacacacacacacacacaccttattTGCTTGCACTCAAGGTATGACTTTGTACACAACAATCTGCACTTTCTGTAGAAATGGAAAAACccgtttaaaataaatcaagtcACCTTTGAGACATCCGTTTCCCCGTCTGCTGGATCTCATCATCCGGGATTGCACTAGCCAAATGAGACAGATGGAGCAGCTCCTCCATTTCTGGAGGGGGATTGTTCTTCAGAAAAGTGGACAGCCTCCATCTCCACCCAGGCATCATCCCCCAGTTCTTCTGCTGCAGATGGATGGAGGCAGCCTCTTCACGAACACCCGACAGGAGCTCCTGGAGGAAGTTCTGGCAAAGGACCTGACTGTACCAGCAGCTGGCCTAAACAGGTAAACAGCATAATTTTCTGCTATTCTTGGGGATGGGGCCAATTTATTTTAGACAGCAGTAACCAGGTATGGCAATAACAAAGTTAGACTCACAAATTTTTGATCAACATCATCTTTAAGTAGTTAAAAAGCATTTGCccttgaaattaaaaatgcacacCGGCTGCCACTAGACAGCACAGGATGATAGAAAAATGTTAGTAAGTTGGATGATAGGTCAGTGTGATTTGAAAGAGGATGTCTGGCACACATGgtgtgaaaaatataaaaattactgTCAGTGATTACAGTCAGTAAaggtatttttgttgttttgtttttttaatgtagcgAGCATTACCTAACAACAGTAAGACAAAAAGCTGTTGATGGTTAGCTTAGGTTCCAAAACAAAAGTTCTTCCAATGAATCACTTGGTATTACCGCATCTGTAAGTTTTCCACAACTTGCCTTGCTGTAGTAGCGATGGTAGCTGGAAACTGCTCTGAGGGTTTGGAGAATCACGTTCACGGCAGAGTCAAGTTTGTCCTTCAGCCTCTCCAGATCTGCAGCCCAGCTCCCCGTGGGCTGACTGTCCAAGGGCAGAATCTCTGCTGAAGTCTGGATTACGTCTTCAGCCCAGCGAACAAGTGCCTGGTAGGTGAGAGGTAACCTTTACTTCAAGCATTAGTTAACAGCATCCGTAACACAATTAGCAACACTAATGTTACAAACAACTAGGATTTAACTGAACCGTGGTGTAATCTAATCGAGGTCGATCTATGTTGCAAGGTAAGATTCATAACATGCAAGCTAAAGCCATACCATAGCAGGAGTGTGAATGGATGCTTCAAATTCAGACACCAGAATCACAGCTTTTGTAGGGTCCTTGGCAATCTCTACTTTGAAGGGCCGGATCTTCTCTCGAAGAAGAGTTTCAATCTTCTCAGAAACCTGTAAGCAAGCGACAAGAAAACCAACATCCAGCTGCCTTTAGCTGTGGATCGGTTGTTCTTCCCCATTTATTGGGAGAGCTGATAATTTTCTTCAACTGGTCACTCAAAGTAGTTTTCCATAAACACTGAGCCGTTTATACTAACGCGATTATCTGTACTTTTATCTAGTTCTGTACTTAGCTGCACGCCCAAGGCCATTTTTAAAACACGAGAACTGCACCCTTCGCAATTCACAATCAGAAAATGATTTAATAGTTCATATTTTAAGGTTATCCAAACGTACAAAGCCACATTTGTCCTGTGGATATTCAGTTTTGTGGTCAAACATTTCCCACTCTGCTCAAACCAAAACAGCCCGAGTAAAGTGACTCAGGTCATTTAGGTTTTGGTTTAGAGCAGTAggtttaaaacaatttaaaggaAACCTTTACATGTGGACTCTGTTAGACCCACCTGCAGCGCATTATCACGCAACTGGAACACACGTAGCCTTAAGTGAGCTTTAGAAAACAGCTGCTGCCACAGCAACTCCACTTTTTCCACAGCAGCAGTTATCCTGTAATTAAATGGCACAGTGAGCGACATCAACTCTTAAAAATGTCCAATACGGTTTCTTAGAGTAGCAAAAAACATTAATCTTGGATAACCCTTAGTCATACTGGCATTTTGCTTTAGCTGATGTGAAATGGGATCATTACAAAAGTGCTGTATGGACTTTTTGGTGGATTAAGATAAAGAACCCATTTTCATGACTTGACACTGAGATCTGGCTGCCTGCAGTACCTGCTGTGGTTCTGGAGCATATCGAAGGCCATCTGAGTGAAGAGGGCAGTTCCAGCCATGTCCTGGAAGCACGGCTCCCTGTCAGGCCAACGCAGCTTCCCCACCAAGCTCTCACAGTTCCTCAGTAGCTGATCCAGCCCCAACTCCCTGATCACATTATACATGTGGGACAGTAAGCTTTAATGTTCACCTGTGAAACGCCCCTGTTAGATTGGTCAGAAGCTGCCAACACCACCTCTTTCATCTGAACGTGCAGGGGTAACCCCGAGTTAACTTGATAACCAGCTTTCTGATACGGTTTATCCTGATCGACAGTGTTGGAGTAAGTCACTTCAGATAACAGAAAGATACCCACAGCACGTTGAATGAGTTTCCTAGTATAGGGCCCGAATTAGCAACTAGAGCACATTATTTACAAGAAATAACAAGTGTTACACCAAACAAGCATCTGCGCACATCCCCCTCTGCTGTCCTGCTGCTATAAGGTTTATATTTCAGTGAATATTTGATTGACAAAAATATTGCAGACAAGAAGGTGCCACACCCTTTTTTAGACTGCAGCTACTTGATAAGATCATAAACAAGAAGTGGCAAATCTGACCTCCTGAGCTGCTGAAACTTGGCTTCAGTGCTGAAGCAGAATTGCCGGAGCTCGCTGACGGTGGTGGGCAGTGAAAGCCTGGACAGAGCCTGCAGTGCAGAGATGCATGAAGGCAGCCGCTGGACTACAGACACAAACTCCTGGACAAACGCATCGATCTCCTGCAGGAAGCAGCATGAGTGAGAGTTACAAGATCATCAACATGCATCTCTGTGCACACAGGATTTCACAATATGGGACTTTACTACTGTTTATTTTAGACAGCTTTAAGGTAAGCATGGGTTTAAGTTAACCAAATCCCAATTCAGTCTATGGGGATTGTATCCCAAGTAGTATCCTAAATAGGTTTCCCCACAGGCAAAGAGGTGCCACAGTTAACAGTCATGGCCCAGCTGAATATGACTGAATGGATAATTAATGGAAAGAGGGCTCCTTTCAATGGCTAATAAGATCAGCTCATTATGCAAGGCATTTGCACAAGCTTCATGGAGGTGACCAATAAGAGGTGCTGGCTGCTTAAACAGATCTCTGCATCTATGCTCGCAATAAATATTCAATGGATTCTGACCTATTGTTAGTTATTAGTGGATTACCAGAGAGACCGTTTCTCACAATATAACAAATTAGTTAGAATGGTTGGCTCAAAGTTGGTTGGGGCAGACAATCAGCAACATAATCActcattaaaaaagaagaaaaaaaaaaagaaagtatccTTAAACACTGACCCTTCAGCTGCTTTTCCAGCTTATTCCTATGACCAAAAGCTTTGGAAAGGAAACATGACTACATCTTCATATATCTAAATAACATGCAGGACAGACATTCATTTCTTTATCTTACTCCTACCTCTTTATAGACGCAGACATTACAAGTAGAAAAGCTCATGTTAAATTCCATATTTGTAGCTACCTTTGCTACAGTTGCCACATGACAAGTTGTTCCCCAGAGAAGCAGCAGCATTTTAATACGGGTTCTTCACCTGAGGTGTTTCTCTtccttcagctgctcccttttcGGCTCAGAATTGTCATCTGTATCAATTTTATTCTGTCACTAGTATTGTCTTCTGTCACCCCAACCCTCTcattacatccatgaatcttctgaggtcttcctcttttccttctgcTTGGCGGTTCGATCTTCATCATCCTCTGTATAATTTacccactatccctcctctgcacatgtccaaaccatctcagccgtctctctgatggactcatttctaAGCATCTgattttcattcctcttctgaCACTCCTAACTTCCTAATACAGTACCACATTTTGGCACCTTATCATATACTTTGTGTAGAtccacaattacacagtgaagtGCCTTCAAAACCTCTCCATCAATAATCTCAAAGCAAATATCATCTGTAGTACCCTTTCTCAGCATGCTGCTGTTCACAGCAACTCCTTCATATTTTCATTGTATGGCTCATCAACTGCACATCACACTCCTCCATTCCTCTGGCACACTTACTCTTTGGGATTGTGTCCATCTGGTTAAAGTCCACTCCCTCTCTCCCATACATAACCACAGATATGTCATCAAGACCACAGGCCCTTACCCTCTGTATCCTCTTCACAGTGATTTTCCTACACTTTCTAAATGAAACTGGTCTCCCAGAAAGCAGTATCGCTACCTTAATGAAGGCAACCCAGCTCTGATGACGGTACATGAGGTATCCACCCAGTGACCATGGTAGCTGGCTTCGATCAATGTAGTTCTGGAGCTCTGGGATTTCTCTCAGAAGGACCCTCtacaaaatgtttataaaaggAGATCAGAACTGCTCACTTAAGTTAAATCTAAACAAAGTCTGTGCATAACAGTTTGATATACTAACTTTGAAAGAAGCAGAATAATCCTTCGATGGAGCCAGCAGCTTCAGCATTAGCTTCTCAAGATCCTTTTTTTTGGGCTGAAGGATGTACACAGTGTGGACTGTGCGCTTctgtagctttaaaaaaaataaataaaaaaaataataggaaaagaaaaatttgCACCAACAattattctttgttttcctcAATGAAAACACATGGTTGCTCATACGGCACTCAATCACACGCCAtccacagttttaaaaatggcTTCATTGGTTAAGTAAACGCAAACATCTCTGAAACCCTTTGCCTCATCTTCAATTCTTCAGGCATTAGATTCATGCAACCTTTCCCCAATTTAACTCttcaacagcaacaacacataaaatgtaaaaatgtatcgCTAAATGAAGACCTCCATTCTGGATTTCTACATTTTTGTCCTTCCACAGGTTAGACAGCTGACGTCTAGAcaatatttcattattatttggGAATCAAATTCTTCAGAGTACTTTGGGGTCTATACTTTGATcacaaaaaagtaaataatacagTTCATATTCATCACAATTCAACAGCAGCCTGCTGGGTAATATGTGAATTTACATCAGTCCAGTTTTGTCATGTGGGACTTGAACCTTCATTGCACTGGTAGTGAGACCTGGGTGCAGCACGGCTATTCAGTCCTGCCACCATATGAGCTGCAAACACCAGCTGCCTAAAAGCATTTCAGCATAGAACTTCAGCCTAAAAAAAGTAAACCATCATCTTGAAAAGGTCTCACAATGTAGCCACACACTCCACTTCATCATAACAATACCTCAAGCAGCAGTAGAGACTCGACAATGAAACTGATGGTAGAGAGTGAGGCATCCCTCAGATCAGCCACGACCGACACCATGCTCtgcttttcctgtttcttactGTCAGAGAGAAAGAGTCCAAACATCagtgtacacacaaacacagtgcaaAAAAACGTGTTTGTTGAATTCCACCTACTTGTGCTGATACTGAAAGTAACTTATGAAGTCCACCACTTCAGCTTTGCTGAGGCCTGAGGAGAGTTTGTATTGCCCATCCACTGGGAACATAACCAGAGGGCAACCATGTTGATCAAAAGTACCTAAAAAGCCAGATAAACCCATTATGTGCACATTTTAGGGATCCAGAagggaaataaaatgaaagaggcCTAGACATCCAGTCCGAGTTAAAGACATTTTCATGTGGCTGCCAGTTTTgccaaaataaatgaaacatttaaagagaattgtgagcatcaccaGGAGTGGAGGAGTTCTAAAGCCTTCACGCAAGCTCTCTTACGTCTCACACTTTCAAACATTTATGAATACACCAGGCACATGATACACAAATGTGGGTTAATAGCTACCAGGGAATAACACCGCTCCGGAGCTGAGCACATGATCCGCAGGCAGGGTCGGGGAGGGAGCACTCTCCTGCAGCGGCTCCAGGACGTCTGAAAGGTTTGggaagaaattatttttattggCTCACACGCGAAAACTCCAACAGTCCATGATATCTGGCAGCCGGAGGAACCGCTCCAGCAAATTCCTCAGCTCCACACAAAAAGTTGgctaaaaaaaaagttcatcagTGCTTCAGTCATGAACCCAGCGAGGTGTCTGTGTGCTGTGGCTCCATGGGAGCAGCACTGACCGACACTGGTCTCTTTCCTACCTTCTGCGCGTCTGCTTATCGGAGATTCTCCACTCGTGGCTCGTTTCCAGGACATATTTGCGCCTCAAGCGAATTCTTCTGTGTGTCTCCGAACCGGACTCGACACTGAGAAGTTCTACTGCGGTGCAGCAAAACAAAGACGGATTAACCCCGGCTGCTCCCTGCCTCTTTCCGCCATCTCACAGCCACTCCAATCCACCTGACTGAATCAGCTCCAATGACTGAGGGCTGCTCGCTTCTTTTATAAACCAGGAGGGCGGAGGAAACGCCGAGAAGGACGGCCAAAAAGTGAGGCCCACCAACCGACTCTGCTAAACACTCAAGT
This genomic window contains:
- the LOC100698705 gene encoding uncharacterized protein LOC100698705 isoform X1; this translates as MSWKRATSGESPISRRAEDVLEPLQESAPSPTLPADHVLSSGAVLFPGTFDQHGCPLVMFPVDGQYKLSSGLSKAEVVDFISYFQYQHNKKQEKQSMVSVVADLRDASLSTISFIVESLLLLELQKRTVHTVYILQPKKKDLEKLMLKLLAPSKDYSASFKRVLLREIPELQNYIDRSQLPWSLGGYLMYRHQSWVAFIKEIDAFVQEFVSVVQRLPSCISALQALSRLSLPTTVSELRQFCFSTEAKFQQLRRELGLDQLLRNCESLVGKLRWPDREPCFQDMAGTALFTQMAFDMLQNHSRITAAVEKVELLWQQLFSKAHLRLRVFQLRDNALQVSEKIETLLREKIRPFKVEIAKDPTKAVILVSEFEASIHTPAMALVRWAEDVIQTSAEILPLDSQPTGSWAADLERLKDKLDSAVNVILQTLRAVSSYHRYYSKASCWYSQVLCQNFLQELLSGVREEAASIHLQQKNWGMMPGWRWRLSTFLKNNPPPEMEELLHLSHLASAIPDDEIQQTGKRMSQRCLTLRKLLGSSGPVAVEQLQMALQWQYELLRGNHVNLLSADSTTSKPVPHHVSESNLAKCKGGKDAAHVFGTSPLTGGSGLVSATGKPPSPFAATRDFAIPASSPPQIHDIISSVSDCRDHREEHDLGSIGNSPKADLLNEFEIKVKPVAAVSSNPWLSLPVEDLENSYTVSSTQNPAPQKVVHNSSDEHLNGTQASRSQIQPTPEVLRSTEPKGSQSRDWILHPQSCVEHPELSPICSVLSSTVIEGKDQSICSIEGVPTLLWDSYDLHDQNQDDDDDNSALSMKDWDVKEEEGLREVEKILDKADEILEEEENVLAQEAVLDALLRTEDRQGIWRLCDGEDQLDMMSSCKLAEAGVLCFDDCLDSAESDGFIDLVSAGSARETKAAANGLYSEAPVVSEVSDSRPDLLLELRKVHILDGLIMEENLQINKFRCSKEKLNTELLESKPTNVLLTSRNEREASHLQLEKEKREVEELERSIEKEFKAKQNEDIDEKFKKCSITERPRKEHDDRALCDLFPNGSGRSVTSLATDGSENTRVTEIIQDVSDLKEPSEEAGVQSQYIDGNELARSASLCSPEASLIPEMRVDDGTFDPGGKSLLPPVTKPRKSLLLVNEGHAELETPHSAEVSLDRGHYFVDEGQLHLQDKVLEELPENVPPDTSHSLVSSPNVTQHEDDNHVPPENCWASLQCSSEIMTKNEKMSTSLLKLHVQSAEEIHTSSPADDHQLEESVSQVTADQPLEFDPSGRDEPNEKLPDGVQSSEALRISGSPESQIQFYSPMTEIADFKSPIVLDTGSGLIKAGFADQDLPSIIFPTIIGVPKYEEVLNGNLEREAYIGHDAEHMRGVLTLKHPIKNGIIHNWDEMEKIWHHTFQQLRVEPEDHPVLLTEAAMNPLKNRQHAVEIMFECFNVPFTYVAMQAVLALYAAGRTTGVVFDSGDGVSHSVPVFEGYCLPHAVQRFPLAGLDVTLHLKKLLREQGVCMRTTAEEEIVREMKEKCCCVALNYEDELSRGQSSCREMHYTMPDGQIITLGTERFRAPEILFKPELIGRDHYGMHESIYRSILSTDIDLRRCFLGNIVLSGGNTLLPGLPERLQDEIKGLLPSDMGGSVCVTSPKDRDSSVWRGGAVLANMPTFTSAWIGREEYEEYGPQIVFRKCF
- the LOC100698705 gene encoding uncharacterized protein LOC100698705 isoform X2: MSWKRATSGESPISRRAEDVLEPLQESAPSPTLPADHVLSSGAVLFPGTFDQHGCPLVMFPVDGQYKLSSGLSKAEVVDFISYFQYQHNKKQEKQSMVSVVADLRDASLSTISFIVESLLLLEKRTVHTVYILQPKKKDLEKLMLKLLAPSKDYSASFKRVLLREIPELQNYIDRSQLPWSLGGYLMYRHQSWVAFIKEIDAFVQEFVSVVQRLPSCISALQALSRLSLPTTVSELRQFCFSTEAKFQQLRRELGLDQLLRNCESLVGKLRWPDREPCFQDMAGTALFTQMAFDMLQNHSRITAAVEKVELLWQQLFSKAHLRLRVFQLRDNALQVSEKIETLLREKIRPFKVEIAKDPTKAVILVSEFEASIHTPAMALVRWAEDVIQTSAEILPLDSQPTGSWAADLERLKDKLDSAVNVILQTLRAVSSYHRYYSKASCWYSQVLCQNFLQELLSGVREEAASIHLQQKNWGMMPGWRWRLSTFLKNNPPPEMEELLHLSHLASAIPDDEIQQTGKRMSQRCLTLRKLLGSSGPVAVEQLQMALQWQYELLRGNHVNLLSADSTTSKPVPHHVSESNLAKCKGGKDAAHVFGTSPLTGGSGLVSATGKPPSPFAATRDFAIPASSPPQIHDIISSVSDCRDHREEHDLGSIGNSPKADLLNEFEIKVKPVAAVSSNPWLSLPVEDLENSYTVSSTQNPAPQKVVHNSSDEHLNGTQASRSQIQPTPEVLRSTEPKGSQSRDWILHPQSCVEHPELSPICSVLSSTVIEGKDQSICSIEGVPTLLWDSYDLHDQNQDDDDDNSALSMKDWDVKEEEGLREVEKILDKADEILEEEENVLAQEAVLDALLRTEDRQGIWRLCDGEDQLDMMSSCKLAEAGVLCFDDCLDSAESDGFIDLVSAGSARETKAAANGLYSEAPVVSEVSDSRPDLLLELRKVHILDGLIMEENLQINKFRCSKEKLNTELLESKPTNVLLTSRNEREASHLQLEKEKREVEELERSIEKEFKAKQNEDIDEKFKKCSITERPRKEHDDRALCDLFPNGSGRSVTSLATDGSENTRVTEIIQDVSDLKEPSEEAGVQSQYIDGNELARSASLCSPEASLIPEMRVDDGTFDPGGKSLLPPVTKPRKSLLLVNEGHAELETPHSAEVSLDRGHYFVDEGQLHLQDKVLEELPENVPPDTSHSLVSSPNVTQHEDDNHVPPENCWASLQCSSEIMTKNEKMSTSLLKLHVQSAEEIHTSSPADDHQLEESVSQVTADQPLEFDPSGRDEPNEKLPDGVQSSEALRISGSPESQIQFYSPMTEIADFKSPIVLDTGSGLIKAGFADQDLPSIIFPTIIGVPKYEEVLNGNLEREAYIGHDAEHMRGVLTLKHPIKNGIIHNWDEMEKIWHHTFQQLRVEPEDHPVLLTEAAMNPLKNRQHAVEIMFECFNVPFTYVAMQAVLALYAAGRTTGVVFDSGDGVSHSVPVFEGYCLPHAVQRFPLAGLDVTLHLKKLLREQGVCMRTTAEEEIVREMKEKCCCVALNYEDELSRGQSSCREMHYTMPDGQIITLGTERFRAPEILFKPELIGRDHYGMHESIYRSILSTDIDLRRCFLGNIVLSGGNTLLPGLPERLQDEIKGLLPSDMGGSVCVTSPKDRDSSVWRGGAVLANMPTFTSAWIGREEYEEYGPQIVFRKCF